The Nerophis lumbriciformis linkage group LG07, RoL_Nlum_v2.1, whole genome shotgun sequence genome window below encodes:
- the LOC133621763 gene encoding uncharacterized protein, whose amino-acid sequence MTSLQASPAPDCRTRTKAAPSLHLYFHPHLLSIFTSIHTFSPSLLPSTPSLHLYLHPHLLSIFTSIHTFSSSLPPSTSSLHLYLHPHLLSIFTSIHTFSPSLPSSTPSLHLYLHPHLLSIFTFIHTFSPFIPPSTPSLHLYLHPHLLSIFTSIHNFSPSLPPSTTSLHLYLHTHLLSIFTSIHTFSPRCLLFTRDITSCAELPEVFLLQKTPSSPVTCMATGFYPDLADLFWRKDGEQIFEDVEHGELLPNHDGTFQMSVELKVEVTAEVEGKYECVFQLSGVKEDLVTKLERRSILSNASHEANWSVALAATAAVVAVAAVLAAIIIVMLATAAWSSPRGWRLKAE is encoded by the exons ATGACGTCCCTGCAGGCCTCGCCAGCCCCAGACTGCAGGACCAGGACCAAGGCAG caccttctctccatctttacttccatccacaccttctctccatctttacctcaatccacaccttctctccatctttacttccatccacaccttctctccatctttacctccatccacaccttctctccatatttacctccatccacaccttctcttcatctttacctccatctacatcgtctctccatctttacctccatccacaccttctctccatctttacctccatccacaccttctctccatctttaccttcatccacaccttctctccatctatacctccatccacaccttctctccatctttaccttcatccacaccttctctccatttatacctccatccacaccttctctccatctttacctccatccacaccttctctccatctttacctccatccacaacttctctccatctttacctccatccacaacttctctccatctttacctccatacacaccttctctccatctttacctccatccacaccttctccccacgttgtcttctgttcacacgtgacatcacttcctgtgcagagcttccagaggtgttcctcctccagaagacgccatcctctccagtcacctgcatggcgacaggtttctaccccgacttagccgacctgttttggaggaaagacggcgagcagatcttcgaggacgtggagcacggagagctgctccccaaccacgacggaaccttccagatgtcggtggagctgaaagtggaggtgacggccgaggtggagggcaagtacgaatgtgtgttccagctgtctggcgtcaaggaggacctggtcaccaagctggagagaagaagcatcctgagcaacgcaagccatgaag CCAACTGGAGCGTCGCCCTCGCTGCCACGGCGGCGGTCGTCGCTGTGGCGGCCGTCCTGGcggccatcatcatcgtcatg CTCGCCACGGCGGCGTGGAGCTCTCCGAGAGGGTGGCGGCTGAAGGCTGAGTAA